One window from the genome of Jiangella alba encodes:
- a CDS encoding phosphotransferase: MPGPSTDPGLALLTGPSVPDILDAALTPAGASLLGWTLRDVDHRPGDRTTASYVVRASWADGEREETFAASVSGVRPPGGLVVTDGDRYVQVWRFPYDPELPGLAAACFPSSVGELLKGLGLAPDGVQLRVVAYRPRKRAVIEVVTERHRVFVKVLRPAQVRDVDSRHRVLTEAGVPVPRSLGWSDDGIIVLAPLRGTPLRTALESGTTALRDPAELVALLDRLPAEVTSLPRRAPWSAHASHYAGVVAAAAPSLGPRARSLAAAVTDGLAAFPDGDEPTHGDFYDAQLFVEHGGVSGLLDIDTIGPGRRADDLGCLLAHLCVLASGPFDAAAGAHAALTEWLPALSGRVDPAELRLRAAGVTLSLATGPYRAQDPDWESATADRLDLAARWLDAASAGGPGPAENALMRLS; the protein is encoded by the coding sequence GTGCCCGGACCGTCGACCGACCCCGGCCTCGCGCTGCTGACCGGCCCGTCCGTCCCCGACATCCTCGACGCGGCCCTCACGCCGGCCGGGGCGTCGCTGCTCGGCTGGACCCTGCGCGACGTCGACCACCGGCCCGGCGACCGCACGACCGCCTCGTACGTCGTCCGCGCGTCGTGGGCGGACGGCGAACGGGAGGAGACGTTCGCCGCCTCGGTGTCGGGCGTGCGGCCGCCGGGCGGGCTGGTCGTCACCGACGGCGACCGGTACGTCCAGGTGTGGCGGTTCCCGTACGACCCGGAGCTGCCGGGGCTCGCGGCCGCCTGCTTCCCGTCGTCCGTCGGCGAGCTGCTGAAGGGCCTCGGGCTGGCGCCGGACGGCGTCCAGCTGCGGGTGGTCGCGTACCGGCCGCGCAAGCGCGCCGTCATCGAGGTCGTGACCGAGCGGCACCGGGTGTTCGTGAAGGTGCTGCGCCCGGCCCAGGTCCGCGACGTCGACAGCCGGCACCGGGTGCTGACGGAGGCCGGGGTGCCGGTGCCGCGCAGCCTCGGCTGGAGCGACGACGGCATCATCGTGCTGGCGCCGCTGCGAGGGACGCCGCTGCGGACCGCGCTGGAGTCCGGCACGACGGCGCTGCGCGACCCCGCCGAGCTGGTCGCGCTGCTGGACCGGCTACCGGCCGAGGTGACGAGCCTGCCGCGGCGGGCGCCGTGGTCGGCGCACGCGTCGCACTACGCCGGCGTGGTCGCGGCCGCGGCGCCGTCGCTGGGGCCGCGGGCGCGCTCGCTGGCCGCCGCGGTGACGGACGGCCTGGCCGCGTTCCCGGACGGCGACGAGCCGACGCACGGCGACTTCTACGACGCCCAGCTCTTCGTCGAGCACGGCGGGGTCAGCGGGCTGCTCGACATCGACACCATCGGCCCCGGCCGCCGCGCCGACGACCTCGGCTGCCTGCTGGCGCACCTCTGCGTCCTCGCCTCCGGCCCGTTCGACGCCGCGGCGGGCGCGCACGCGGCGTTGACCGAGTGGCTGCCCGCGCTGTCCGGCCGGGTCGACCCGGCCGAGCTCCGGCTACGTGCCGCCGGGGTGACGTTGTCGCTGGCCACCGGCCCGTACCGAGCCCAGGACCCGGACTGGGAAAGCGCCACCGCGGACCGGCTGGACCTCGCCGCACGCTGGCTCGACGCGGCGTCGGCGGGCGGCCCGGGCCCGGCTGAGAACGCTCTCATGCGGCTCTCCTGA
- a CDS encoding hemolysin family protein — translation MTAAVAILAVFVLTFGTAYFVAQEFAYVSADRVELARQADAGDKRAASAIRVMERLSFMLSAAQVGITVTGLIVGLIAEPAFAQVVRPLLEAVGLPDSAVPGVSVAVGFAVATIIQMVLGELFPKNLALATPERLAKVLASSTHVYLAVSGPVVRLFDNSAAWLLRKAGIEPVEELHHGATLEELGHVIGESEAGGSLSSQLSGILGRALYFSEHTAGEAMVPRPDVRAVRSDATAAAVIELVATHGHSNYPVRGDETDEVVGVVGVRELMYVAPGDVDTTLVRDIARPPLLVPDSLPLPALVERMQDAGDEFACVVDEYGGLAGIVTLEDVSEELFGDITDETDQQAVPVTQDGDWWQLDAGLRVDEAAARTGLPLHESDDYDTVAGLIVAELGRFAEPGDRLVVGAEDDGRDRVEIEVLTVARHVPELVRLRRLGLVHTDGNAEAAQ, via the coding sequence ATGACCGCCGCGGTAGCGATTCTCGCGGTCTTCGTCCTGACTTTCGGAACCGCCTACTTCGTGGCGCAGGAGTTCGCCTACGTCTCGGCCGACCGGGTCGAGCTGGCCCGCCAGGCCGACGCCGGCGACAAACGGGCCGCCTCGGCCATCCGCGTCATGGAACGCCTGTCCTTCATGCTGTCGGCCGCCCAGGTCGGCATCACCGTCACCGGCCTCATCGTCGGTCTCATCGCCGAGCCGGCGTTCGCGCAGGTCGTGCGGCCACTGCTGGAAGCCGTCGGGCTGCCCGACAGCGCGGTCCCGGGCGTCTCGGTGGCCGTGGGGTTCGCCGTCGCCACGATCATCCAGATGGTGCTCGGCGAGCTGTTCCCGAAGAACCTCGCGCTGGCCACGCCCGAGCGGCTGGCCAAGGTGCTGGCGTCGTCGACGCACGTCTACCTGGCCGTCAGCGGCCCGGTGGTGCGGCTGTTCGACAACTCCGCCGCGTGGCTGCTGCGCAAGGCCGGCATCGAGCCGGTCGAAGAGCTGCACCACGGCGCCACGCTGGAGGAGCTGGGCCACGTCATCGGCGAGTCCGAGGCGGGCGGCTCGCTGTCGTCGCAGCTGTCGGGCATCCTCGGCCGGGCGCTGTACTTCTCCGAGCACACCGCCGGCGAGGCCATGGTGCCGCGGCCCGACGTGCGCGCCGTCCGCTCCGACGCCACGGCGGCCGCCGTCATCGAGCTGGTCGCCACGCACGGCCACTCCAACTACCCGGTCCGCGGCGACGAGACCGACGAGGTCGTCGGCGTCGTCGGCGTGCGCGAGCTGATGTACGTCGCGCCGGGTGACGTCGACACCACGCTGGTCCGCGACATCGCCCGCCCGCCGCTGCTGGTGCCCGACAGCCTGCCGCTGCCGGCGCTGGTCGAGCGCATGCAGGACGCCGGCGACGAGTTCGCCTGCGTCGTCGACGAGTACGGCGGCCTGGCCGGCATCGTCACGCTCGAGGACGTCTCCGAGGAACTGTTCGGCGACATCACCGACGAGACCGACCAGCAGGCCGTCCCGGTGACGCAGGACGGCGACTGGTGGCAGCTCGACGCCGGCCTGCGGGTCGACGAAGCCGCCGCGCGGACCGGCCTGCCGCTGCACGAGTCCGACGACTACGACACCGTCGCCGGCCTCATCGTCGCCGAGCTGGGCCGGTTCGCCGAGCCCGGCGACCGCCTGGTCGTCGGCGCCGAGGACGACGGCCGCGACCGCGTCGAGATCGAGGTCCTGACGGTCGCGCGGCACGTGCCCGAGCTGGTGCGGCTGCGCCGCCTCGGCCTCGTGCACACCGACGGCAACGCGGAGGCGGCCCAGTGA
- a CDS encoding hemolysin family protein produces MSPISAILVTVALLIASAFFVAAEFALVGARRHRIEQAVAAGKRGAKAALSGIRELSLMLAGAQLGITMVVVGLGMVAEPAFHHILERPLHSLGMPDGTADIVALIIALTGVTFLHVVVGEMAPKSWAIAHPEQSAMILAPAFRGYAFLVRWLLVVLNGVTNVLLRLVRVTPRDEIVTIRNREQLHHLVRESNRLGLIGADDYGLLTRALIAPEQQVRTVMVPAERIVSVPAGAGPQDVIDVGRSSERTRLVVRDDAGALVGAVHVRGALSARAAGAEWTAGAAALPVPLIADGADLAQAADVLRDARSQLGIVVDGSGAEVGLVAMDDVVTAVLVNR; encoded by the coding sequence GTGAGCCCGATCAGCGCCATCCTCGTCACCGTCGCCCTGCTGATCGCCAGCGCGTTCTTCGTCGCCGCCGAGTTCGCCCTGGTCGGCGCCCGGCGGCACCGCATCGAGCAGGCCGTCGCGGCCGGTAAGCGCGGCGCGAAGGCGGCGCTGTCCGGCATCCGCGAGCTGTCGCTGATGCTGGCCGGCGCCCAGCTCGGCATCACCATGGTCGTGGTCGGCCTGGGCATGGTGGCCGAGCCCGCCTTCCACCACATCCTGGAGCGGCCGCTGCACTCGCTGGGCATGCCGGACGGCACCGCCGACATCGTCGCGCTGATCATCGCGTTGACCGGCGTGACGTTCCTGCACGTCGTGGTCGGCGAGATGGCGCCGAAGTCGTGGGCCATCGCGCACCCTGAGCAGTCGGCGATGATCCTGGCGCCGGCCTTCCGCGGCTACGCGTTCCTGGTCCGCTGGCTGCTGGTGGTGCTCAACGGCGTCACCAACGTGCTGCTGCGGCTGGTCCGGGTCACGCCGAGGGACGAGATCGTCACCATCCGCAACCGCGAGCAGCTGCACCACCTGGTCCGCGAGTCCAACCGGCTCGGCCTGATCGGCGCCGACGACTACGGCCTGCTCACTCGCGCGCTGATCGCGCCGGAGCAGCAGGTGCGCACGGTCATGGTGCCGGCCGAGCGCATCGTGTCGGTGCCGGCCGGGGCCGGCCCGCAGGACGTCATCGACGTCGGGCGCAGCAGCGAGCGCACCCGGCTGGTGGTCCGCGACGACGCCGGTGCCCTGGTGGGCGCGGTGCACGTGCGTGGCGCGCTGAGCGCCCGGGCGGCGGGCGCGGAGTGGACGGCGGGCGCCGCGGCGCTGCCCGTCCCGCTCATCGCCGACGGCGCCGACCTCGCCCAGGCCGCCGACGTGCTGCGCGACGCGCGGTCGCAGCTGGGCATCGTCGTCGACGGCTCCGGCGCCGAGGTGGGTCTGGTGGCCATGGACGACGTCGTGACGGCGGTGCTGGTGAACCGATGA
- a CDS encoding SAM hydrolase/SAM-dependent halogenase family protein, whose amino-acid sequence MTAAWVAFLTDYGLADGYVAACHGVIARIAPSARVIDVTHEVPAQDVRHGAVVLADTLPYLPPSIVLAVVDPGVGTRRRGVAVAAGEHVLVGPDNGLLAWAADAAGGAVRAVELEHRAGTGATTFDGRDVFAPAAARLAAGTALPALGPELDIATLVRLPDPWLRVGPGAVEAEVHVVDRFGNVALAAGAADLAAAGLDGRARLRASAGEWSAELPLAPSFAAVPAGEPVLLVDSAGRLALAVNRGSAAASLGLRPGDRVTISS is encoded by the coding sequence ATGACGGCGGCGTGGGTCGCGTTCCTGACCGACTACGGGCTGGCTGACGGCTACGTCGCCGCCTGCCACGGCGTGATCGCCCGCATCGCGCCGTCGGCCCGGGTCATCGACGTGACCCACGAGGTGCCGGCGCAGGACGTGCGGCACGGCGCCGTCGTCCTGGCCGACACCCTGCCGTACCTGCCGCCGTCGATCGTGCTGGCCGTCGTCGACCCCGGGGTGGGCACCCGCCGCCGCGGGGTCGCCGTCGCCGCTGGTGAGCACGTGCTGGTCGGGCCCGACAACGGGCTGCTGGCATGGGCCGCCGACGCCGCGGGCGGCGCCGTCCGCGCGGTGGAGCTGGAGCACCGCGCCGGCACCGGCGCCACGACGTTCGACGGGCGCGACGTGTTCGCGCCCGCCGCCGCGCGCCTGGCCGCGGGCACCGCTCTGCCGGCGCTGGGCCCGGAGCTCGACATCGCGACGCTGGTCCGGTTGCCGGACCCGTGGCTGCGGGTCGGCCCGGGCGCGGTCGAGGCCGAGGTCCACGTCGTCGACCGGTTCGGCAACGTCGCGCTGGCCGCTGGCGCCGCGGACCTGGCGGCGGCGGGGCTGGACGGCCGGGCCCGGTTGCGGGCCAGCGCCGGCGAGTGGTCGGCGGAGCTGCCGCTGGCACCGTCGTTCGCGGCCGTGCCGGCGGGCGAGCCGGTGCTGCTGGTCGACTCCGCCGGACGGCTCGCGCTGGCGGTGAACCGCGGCAGCGCGGCGGCGTCGCTGGGCCTGCGTCCGGGCGACCGCGTGACGATCAGCTCGTAG